In Micromonospora ferruginea, the sequence TGTCCCGCACCACGTGCCGGTAGAGCAGCAGGTGCACCAGCCGCAGCACGGTGTAGCTGATCGCCGCGACGATCGGCCCGGCCGCGTTGCCGCGCGGGTCGCGGAACGCGTTCGGCAGCGACAGCGCGAACGTGAACAGCGCGGCCATGCCGACGGTCATCAGCACCGGGACGAAGCCCTCGCCGAGCCGGACCCGGGTCGCCACCACGCTGTGCACCACCCACGACCACCAGAGCACGGCGAGGACCAGCAGGGCGTGCAGCAGGGCGCCGCCGGTCACCTGGAGCGCGGTGGCTCGGGTGATGATGAAGAACGAGAAGACGAAGACCAGGTCGAAGAAGATCTCGAACCGGTCCACCCGGGCGCCCGGGGCCACCGGCACCGCCGGACCGAGGCGCCCCCGCCACCCGTACCCGCCCACCGGCCGAGTCTGTCAGCGCGCCGGCGGCGGCGGGCCGAAACGGGCCCCTCCGGCGTCCCGGGTCAGCCCTGCCGGTGACGCAGCCCGTCCATCAGCAGGTCGAGCAGGCGGCCGGCCTGGTCCCGCTGGTCCGGCTCGCCGGCCACCAGGGTCACGCCGCTCAGGCCGGCGAGCACGTCGGCGGCGGCCACGTCGGACCGTACGGTGCCCGCGGCGACGCCGGCGGCGAGCAGCTCGCCCAGCGCGGCGAGCAGCCGGTCCCGGCTGTGCGCGTACGGGTTGGCGCCGGAGGCGATGGCCAGGCGCAGCGCGTCGGCCATGCCCCGTTTGGTGGCGAGGTAGTCGACGAACCGGTCCATCCAGTCCCGTACCGCCGTCTCGGCGGGCCGGGTGGCGAGCAGGTCCGGCACGGCGTCGCAGAGCTTGGCCAGCTCGTTGCGGTAGGCGGCCTCGACCAGCGCCTCGCGGGTGGGGAAGTGGCGGTAGAGGGTGCCGATTCCGACCCCGGCCTCCTTGGCCACCCGGTCCAGCGTTACCTCCGCGCCGGCCTGGGAAAACGCCTGGACCGCGGCGTCCAGCAGGCGTTGCCGGTTGCGCTGCGCGTCGGCGCGCAGGGGGCGGTCGGGCACGGCTCCTCCTCGGTTCGGCCGGGAACGTGACCCGGCCGGACTGGCAACCGGAGGATCCTCCGGTTAGTCTCGGGGTTAACGGAGGATCCTCCGCTTCTCATCGTAGCGGGCGGGCACCGGTCCGCCCCGCCGCCGACAAGGATGGATCATGACCACCAGCACTCCCGTCACCACCCCGTTCTCCCGCGACACCACCGCCCTGGAGGTGGTTCGCGACCTCGACCTGACCGGCCGCCGGGCCGTCGTCACCGGCGCCGCCTCCGGGATCGGCGTGGAGACCGCCCGCGCGCTCGCGGCCGCCGGGGCGGACGTGACCCTCGCGGTCCGCAACCTCGACGCCGGGCAGCGCGCCGCCGCGGACATCACCGGCACCACCGGCAACGACCGCATCCTGGTCGCACCGCTCGACCTGGCCGACCTCGACTCGGTGGCGGCCTTCGCCCGCACCTGGGACGGGCCGCTGCACATGCTGGTCGACAACGCCGGCATCATGGCGTCCCCGGAAATGCGCACCGAGCAGGGCTGGGAGATGCAGTTCGCGACCAACCACCTCGGCCACTTCGCCCTGGCCACCGCGTTGCGCCCGGCCCTCGCCGCGGCCGGGGACGCACGTGTCGTCTCGGTCAGCTCGGCGGCGCACCTGCGCTCGCCGGTGGTCTTCGACGACATCCACTTCCGGCAGCGGCCGTACGACCCGTGGGAGGCGTACGGGCAGTCCAAGACCGCGAACGTGCTCTTCGCGGTCGAGGCCACCCGGCGCTGGGCCGACGACGGGATCACCGTCGACGCGCTGATGCCCGGCGCGATCCGCACCAACCTCCAGCGCTACATCAGCGACGAGGAACTGGACCGGATGCGGGCGCAGAGCGGCGGCGGCGCGGCCTACTGGAAGACCCCCGAGCAGGGCGCGGCCACCTCGGTGCTGGTCGCGGCCTCGCCACTGGTGGCCGGCGCCGGCGGCCGGTACTTCGAGGACTGCCAGGAGGCCGGCGTGAACCAGCCGGGCACCCGCACCGGCTACGCCCCGTACGCCCGGGACCCGGAGGCCGCGCGGCGGCTGTGGACGGTCTCCGAGGAGCACCTGCGCGGCTGACCCGCGAACCGCCGGAGGGGCGCACGGCAGTCGCCGTGCGCCCCTCCGTGGTGTCGGACGTCAGAGACCCAGCTCGGCCTCGAAGTTGCCGGCCTCCAGCCGCTCCTTGACCGAGGTCAGGAAGCGGGCGGCGTCGGCGCCGTCGATCAGCCGGTGGTCGTACGACATGGCCAGGTAGACCATCGACCGGACCGCGATGACCTCGCCCAGCTCCGGGTCGTTGACCACGACCGGGCGCTTCACCACGGCGCCCGTGCCGAGCATCGCCGACTGCGGCGACGGCACGATCGGGGTGTCGAACAGCGCGCCCCGGCTGCCGGTGTTGGTCAGCGTGAAGGTCGCGCCGGCCATCTCGTCCGGCGTGATCTTGTTGGCCCGGGTGCGCTCGGCCAGGTCGGCGATCCGCTTGGCGATGCCGCCCATGTTGAGGTCGCCGGCGTTGTGGATGACCGGCACGAGCAGCCCGCGCTCGGTGTCCACCGCGATGCCCAGGTGCTCGGCGGCCGGGTAGGTGATCGTCCCACCGTCCAGGTCCATGCTGGCCTGGATGATCGGGTGGGTCTGCAGCGCCTCGATCGCGGCCAGTGCGAAGAACGGCAGGAAGGACAGCTTCACGCCGTGCTTGGCCTGGAACGAGTCCTTGGCCCGGACCCGCAGCTTGGCGACCTTGGTGACGTCGACCTCGACGACCGTGGTCAGCTGCGCCGTCTCGTGCAGCGACTGCTGCATCCGCTTGGCGATGGTCGCCCGGATCCGCGGCAGCTTCTCCGTGGTGCCCCGCTTGGCGCTCGGCTCCGGCTTGGCGGCCGGCTGCGCCGGCGCCTTCGCGGCGGCGGGCTCGGCGGCGGCCGGCTGAGCCTTGGCGGCCTTCGCCTTCTCGGCCGCCTCCAGCACGTCCTGCTTGCGGATCCGGCCACCCACGCCGGTGCCGTTGACCGAGCCCAGCTCGACGCCGTGCTCGGCGGCGAGCTTGCGGACCAGCGGCGTCACGTAACCGGCGGCCTCCTCGCCGCCACCCTGGGCGGGGGCGGTCGGACGCTGCGGCGCGGCGGCCGGCGCGGACGGCTGGGCCTTCTGCTCGGCCTGGGCCGGCTGCGCGGCCTGCTCCGCCTCGGCGGCCGGCTCGTTGTAGGACATGCCCGGGGTCGGCTCCTCGACCTTGGGCTCCGGCTTCGGCTCCGCCTTGGGCTCGGGCTTCGGCTCGGGCTTCGCCTCCGCCTTGGGCTCGGGCTTCGCCTCCGCCTTCGCCGGCGTGCCGCCGGCCGCGCCGACGATCGCCAGCACGCCACCGACCTCGGCGGTCTCGTCCTCGGCGACCTTGATCTCCAGCACCGTGCCGGCGACCGGCGACGGGATCTCGGTGTCCACCTTGTCGGTGGAGACCTCCAGCAGCGGCTCGTCCACCTCGACGGTCTCGCCGACCTGCTTGAGCCAGCGGGTGACCGTACCCTCGGTGACGCTCTCGCCCAGCGCCGGCATGGTCACCGGGGTGCCCTCGCCCGACGACGCGGCGGGCTGGGCCGGCTCCTCGACGGCCGGCTGCTCGGCCTCGGCGTCGGGCTCGGCGGCGGCCTCCTCGGCCTGCTCCGGCTCGGGGCCGGTGCCCTCGGCGGCGGCGGTCGGCTCGGTGGCCGGCTCGGCCTGCTCCGTGGGAGCCGCGCCCGCGTCCTCGCCCTCGCCGGCGATGACCGCCAGCTCGCTGCCGACCTCGGCGGTCTCGTCCTCGCCGACCACGATCCGGCTCAGCACGCCCGCCGCGGGCGACGGGATCTCGGTGTCGACCTTGTCGGTCGACACCTCCAGCAGGGGCTCGTCGACCTCGACGGTGTCACCCTCCTGCTTGAGCCAGCGCGTGACGGTGCCCTCGGTGACGCTCTCGCCGAGCCGGGGCATGGTGACCGATACCGGCATGTTCTCCAGACTCCTTTGTTCCCCTGGTGGGATCATCGCCCGTCGCCGGACGCCGCGGTTGTGGTCAGTTGTGCGCGTGCAGCGGCTTGCCGGCCAGGGCCAGGTGCGCCTCGCCCAGGGCCTCGTTCTGGGTCGGGTGGGCGTGCACGAGCTGCGCCACCTCGGCCGGGTAGGCCTCCCAGTTGTAGATGAGCTGGGCCTCGCCGATCAGCTCACCCACCCGGGCGCCGACCATGTGCACG encodes:
- a CDS encoding TetR/AcrR family transcriptional regulator, with protein sequence MPDRPLRADAQRNRQRLLDAAVQAFSQAGAEVTLDRVAKEAGVGIGTLYRHFPTREALVEAAYRNELAKLCDAVPDLLATRPAETAVRDWMDRFVDYLATKRGMADALRLAIASGANPYAHSRDRLLAALGELLAAGVAAGTVRSDVAAADVLAGLSGVTLVAGEPDQRDQAGRLLDLLMDGLRHRQG
- a CDS encoding SDR family NAD(P)-dependent oxidoreductase, which codes for MTTSTPVTTPFSRDTTALEVVRDLDLTGRRAVVTGAASGIGVETARALAAAGADVTLAVRNLDAGQRAAADITGTTGNDRILVAPLDLADLDSVAAFARTWDGPLHMLVDNAGIMASPEMRTEQGWEMQFATNHLGHFALATALRPALAAAGDARVVSVSSAAHLRSPVVFDDIHFRQRPYDPWEAYGQSKTANVLFAVEATRRWADDGITVDALMPGAIRTNLQRYISDEELDRMRAQSGGGAAYWKTPEQGAATSVLVAASPLVAGAGGRYFEDCQEAGVNQPGTRTGYAPYARDPEAARRLWTVSEEHLRG
- the sucB gene encoding 2-oxoglutarate dehydrogenase, E2 component, dihydrolipoamide succinyltransferase, encoding MPVSVTMPRLGESVTEGTVTRWLKQEGDTVEVDEPLLEVSTDKVDTEIPSPAAGVLSRIVVGEDETAEVGSELAVIAGEGEDAGAAPTEQAEPATEPTAAAEGTGPEPEQAEEAAAEPDAEAEQPAVEEPAQPAASSGEGTPVTMPALGESVTEGTVTRWLKQVGETVEVDEPLLEVSTDKVDTEIPSPVAGTVLEIKVAEDETAEVGGVLAIVGAAGGTPAKAEAKPEPKAEAKPEPKPEPKAEPKPEPKVEEPTPGMSYNEPAAEAEQAAQPAQAEQKAQPSAPAAAPQRPTAPAQGGGEEAAGYVTPLVRKLAAEHGVELGSVNGTGVGGRIRKQDVLEAAEKAKAAKAQPAAAEPAAAKAPAQPAAKPEPSAKRGTTEKLPRIRATIAKRMQQSLHETAQLTTVVEVDVTKVAKLRVRAKDSFQAKHGVKLSFLPFFALAAIEALQTHPIIQASMDLDGGTITYPAAEHLGIAVDTERGLLVPVIHNAGDLNMGGIAKRIADLAERTRANKITPDEMAGATFTLTNTGSRGALFDTPIVPSPQSAMLGTGAVVKRPVVVNDPELGEVIAVRSMVYLAMSYDHRLIDGADAARFLTSVKERLEAGNFEAELGL